Proteins from a genomic interval of Sandaracinaceae bacterium:
- a CDS encoding alpha-2-macroglobulin family protein → MKARIAGLLLLLLPSSALAQRAQPFTGYELALQGASVAQAGRTAVFRGVAYRVRGLAELVPHEGAVRARLRWPDHERPTTAWTTARSDADGRFRLELPVPEAALDDPPLFEVRLGTDAEGRTFELPLSIQPALDVMLRTDRQLYEPGEPVHVWALVRDASSGAPVVGRAVQVRVRGQALPPTDHALTTSEAGVVHLELAVPDGAPEATQEISLGIEGQLEAGASFRVGTRTFERLFARVEVTPEEVQPGAPATVHVHVTTPSGAPVSGAAVRLEIEGQSYAGTSGEDGVARVPVTAPAHFEHRSGHVSVRAEVEHAAHGAVSAYGRLGLAVPLALRVEVVPRHGGLVPEIDDVIYVRLVEGTRDPPAVGTEVTVSGPAIPGGRVTAQTDEAGLAEIPVRLPLGAASSMDGAPETRVTVDVAGLLERTTSASIPVRRAVEVAPVLSDVVVSPGSAVEVTLLRRPGARRADVRVELLDGAEPLVWTRTRGDRVRLQLPPGRLGVLHVRARALHEDETLDGVGATAALLVRPSDPDFVQLTSARPRWTVGDTAQLTLQTGAAGPRRWAAVLVRDLAAHGGERPFRAHFLGQRFDEAVLAPSGPGADRLLRAALAAHAAEDPATHPAPPLTDALGLPVEPAHHGVSMDRGTLRDPFPLARELERRGAFDAMRTLESKLEAALAQGGLDAITTGAGARRRFRDDLLRDHPELRTLGDGPMTPAILADAIPGFDYEAVARRVARARLVRVMAALVRYLDPGDEASVADRMASREPSERWLGRMVERGVLAASDLDDPWGGRFALRATRAPVLLLGAPARQLELVSPGPDGRPGTRDDVRDPFARAVPAATPYAIASGEDALMRRLALLSPLARTLAALREAYRRTNAEMAEEEIGDAVAGSASEGSIGLGGLGLIGHGAGGGGGSGYGSGHGSAGRMGRGSRIRLGSTGLAGVVRERFPPTLLFRPALVVDPDGTTEIAIPLADAVTTYLVEAVVWREDGWVDSTELRIEVDRDVVIEAPVPPIAHRGDTMQLPLRVSNRGDVPRRLAIGLLGDAALGVEDGARHEVELQPGEAQLVPVEVRPDRIGEGRLTAVALDADTEETLDAVRRPMRVIAPARRVDQRRTGLAAREVVVALEVPEGADAREGRVRLVIGPALFPADGRDDPWAAWAPPLGWTTTPRRPVRGDAVRQAFHLGSAGRRAVDARRGALLLTRALASEERSLEEGSAARLRLHAWALLGLSPSVGGDGAGAALREIVDRLRRDVASGSMLRTDDPESWVVAAAALGWSGGDRERVTELVRRLERHAVEVGEDRWLVADGRVVRSTLLWSMAELSLGRRDRAFSLLATVARFAASGHTLDAEERALGRAAMRRLLAGEAPTEAEVWIDGARSVVTITHGAAELDALALSTPGAHSVRVRVDAAAPVFVSADARYGVAWTDRPRTPGPFEIAIEGETGGLDDTAELTLTIRNRLPRTLPAVTVEIGLPTGAELTERERRRIGVPVERGGGVLTLHLPAMRPGQRRELLLPLRWSVAGRLEGLGVAAYAVDRPDGVSVLAPRTVEVSR, encoded by the coding sequence GTGAAAGCGCGCATCGCCGGTCTCCTCCTCCTCTTGCTCCCCTCGAGCGCGCTCGCGCAGCGCGCGCAGCCCTTCACCGGCTACGAGCTGGCGCTGCAAGGCGCGAGCGTGGCCCAGGCGGGGCGGACGGCGGTGTTCCGCGGCGTCGCGTATCGGGTGCGCGGGCTCGCGGAGCTGGTGCCGCACGAGGGCGCGGTGCGCGCGCGGCTGCGCTGGCCCGACCACGAGCGGCCCACCACCGCGTGGACCACCGCGCGCAGCGACGCGGACGGGCGGTTCCGGCTCGAGCTGCCCGTCCCGGAGGCGGCCCTCGACGACCCGCCCCTGTTCGAGGTGCGTCTGGGCACCGACGCCGAGGGACGCACGTTCGAGCTGCCGCTGTCGATCCAGCCCGCGCTCGACGTGATGCTGCGGACCGACCGCCAGCTCTACGAGCCGGGAGAGCCGGTGCACGTGTGGGCGCTCGTGCGCGACGCCTCGAGCGGGGCGCCCGTGGTCGGGCGCGCGGTGCAGGTCAGGGTCCGCGGCCAGGCGCTGCCGCCGACGGACCACGCGCTGACCACCTCCGAGGCCGGCGTCGTGCACCTGGAGCTCGCGGTGCCCGATGGCGCGCCCGAGGCCACGCAGGAGATCTCGCTCGGCATCGAGGGGCAGCTCGAGGCGGGCGCCTCGTTCCGGGTGGGCACGCGCACCTTCGAGCGGCTCTTCGCGCGGGTGGAGGTCACGCCCGAGGAGGTCCAGCCGGGCGCGCCCGCGACGGTCCACGTCCACGTCACCACGCCCAGCGGCGCGCCCGTCTCCGGGGCCGCGGTGCGGCTCGAGATCGAGGGCCAGTCCTACGCGGGGACGAGCGGTGAGGACGGCGTGGCGCGTGTGCCCGTGACCGCGCCGGCGCACTTCGAGCACCGGAGCGGACACGTCTCGGTGCGCGCGGAGGTGGAGCACGCCGCGCACGGCGCCGTGAGCGCGTACGGGCGACTCGGCCTGGCGGTGCCGCTCGCGCTCCGGGTCGAGGTGGTGCCGCGGCACGGCGGCCTGGTGCCGGAGATCGACGACGTGATCTACGTGCGCCTCGTGGAGGGCACGCGCGATCCGCCCGCGGTGGGGACCGAGGTGACGGTGTCGGGCCCCGCGATCCCGGGCGGGCGCGTCACGGCGCAGACCGATGAGGCGGGGCTCGCGGAGATCCCCGTCCGGCTCCCGCTCGGCGCCGCGTCGTCGATGGACGGCGCGCCCGAGACGCGGGTCACCGTGGACGTGGCTGGCCTGCTCGAGCGCACCACGAGCGCGTCGATCCCGGTCCGGCGCGCGGTCGAGGTGGCGCCCGTCCTCTCCGACGTGGTGGTCAGCCCGGGCAGCGCGGTCGAGGTGACCTTGCTGCGTCGACCCGGCGCGCGCCGCGCGGACGTGCGGGTGGAGCTGCTCGACGGCGCCGAGCCGCTCGTCTGGACGCGCACGCGCGGAGACCGGGTGCGGCTCCAGCTCCCGCCCGGGCGTCTCGGCGTCTTGCACGTGCGTGCACGGGCGCTGCACGAGGACGAGACCCTCGACGGCGTCGGCGCGACGGCCGCGCTGCTCGTCCGGCCGTCCGACCCGGACTTCGTTCAGCTCACGAGCGCGCGGCCGCGCTGGACGGTGGGGGACACCGCGCAGCTCACGCTCCAGACGGGCGCGGCGGGCCCACGTCGGTGGGCCGCGGTCCTCGTGCGCGACCTCGCGGCGCACGGCGGAGAGCGGCCGTTCCGCGCGCACTTCCTCGGTCAGCGCTTCGACGAGGCGGTGCTCGCGCCGAGCGGTCCGGGCGCCGATCGTCTGCTGCGGGCCGCGCTCGCCGCCCACGCGGCCGAGGACCCGGCGACGCACCCCGCGCCGCCGCTCACCGACGCGCTCGGCTTGCCGGTCGAGCCCGCGCACCACGGCGTCTCGATGGACCGCGGCACGCTCCGCGATCCGTTCCCCCTCGCGCGCGAGCTGGAGCGACGCGGCGCCTTCGACGCGATGCGCACCCTGGAGTCGAAGCTCGAGGCGGCGCTCGCGCAGGGAGGCCTCGACGCGATCACCACCGGGGCGGGCGCGCGCCGCCGCTTCCGGGACGATCTCCTCCGAGACCACCCGGAGCTCCGCACCCTCGGCGACGGCCCGATGACCCCCGCCATCCTCGCCGACGCGATCCCCGGCTTCGACTACGAGGCGGTGGCGCGGCGGGTGGCGCGCGCGCGCCTGGTGCGGGTGATGGCGGCGCTCGTCCGCTACCTCGACCCGGGCGACGAGGCCTCGGTCGCCGACCGCATGGCGTCCCGGGAGCCGAGCGAGCGCTGGCTGGGCCGCATGGTCGAGCGCGGGGTGCTCGCCGCGAGCGATCTCGACGATCCCTGGGGAGGGCGCTTCGCGCTGCGCGCGACCCGGGCGCCCGTGCTCCTGCTCGGCGCGCCCGCGCGACAGCTCGAGCTGGTCTCGCCCGGCCCCGACGGGCGCCCCGGCACACGCGACGATGTCCGCGATCCGTTCGCGCGGGCCGTGCCGGCCGCGACGCCCTACGCGATCGCGAGCGGGGAGGACGCCTTGATGCGTCGGCTCGCGCTGCTGTCACCCCTCGCGCGCACCCTGGCCGCGCTGCGCGAAGCCTACCGACGCACGAACGCCGAGATGGCGGAGGAGGAGATCGGCGACGCCGTCGCGGGCAGCGCGAGCGAGGGCTCCATCGGGCTCGGGGGGCTCGGCCTGATCGGTCACGGCGCGGGCGGCGGAGGCGGCAGCGGCTACGGGAGCGGCCACGGGAGCGCCGGCCGGATGGGGCGAGGCTCGCGCATCCGCCTCGGCTCGACGGGGCTGGCGGGCGTGGTGCGAGAGCGCTTCCCGCCCACGCTGCTCTTCCGGCCCGCGCTCGTGGTGGATCCGGACGGCACGACCGAGATCGCGATCCCCCTCGCCGACGCGGTGACGACCTACCTCGTCGAGGCGGTCGTCTGGCGCGAGGACGGCTGGGTCGATTCGACCGAGCTGCGCATCGAGGTGGATCGCGACGTCGTCATCGAGGCGCCGGTCCCGCCGATCGCCCATCGCGGAGACACGATGCAGCTTCCGTTGCGAGTGTCGAATCGCGGTGACGTGCCGCGCCGGCTCGCGATCGGGCTGCTCGGTGACGCGGCCCTCGGGGTCGAGGACGGCGCGCGCCACGAGGTCGAGCTGCAGCCGGGGGAAGCGCAGCTCGTGCCCGTCGAGGTGCGGCCGGACCGGATCGGAGAGGGGCGGCTGACGGCGGTCGCGCTCGACGCGGACACGGAGGAGACGCTCGACGCGGTCCGTCGACCGATGCGCGTCATCGCGCCCGCCCGCCGGGTGGACCAGCGCCGCACCGGGCTCGCCGCTCGAGAGGTCGTCGTCGCGCTCGAGGTGCCCGAGGGCGCCGACGCGCGCGAGGGTCGGGTGCGCCTCGTGATCGGTCCCGCGCTCTTCCCCGCCGACGGGCGCGACGACCCGTGGGCCGCGTGGGCGCCGCCCCTGGGCTGGACGACGACCCCGCGTCGCCCGGTGCGCGGAGACGCGGTCCGGCAGGCCTTCCACCTCGGGAGCGCGGGGCGTCGTGCGGTGGACGCCCGGCGGGGCGCCTTGCTGCTGACGCGCGCGCTCGCGAGCGAAGAGCGGAGCCTCGAGGAGGGCTCGGCCGCGCGGCTGCGGCTCCACGCGTGGGCGCTGCTCGGGCTCTCGCCCTCGGTCGGAGGTGACGGCGCGGGGGCGGCGCTGCGCGAGATCGTCGACCGGCTCCGGCGCGACGTCGCCTCGGGATCGATGCTGCGCACCGACGACCCGGAGTCCTGGGTGGTCGCGGCGGCCGCCCTCGGCTGGAGCGGCGGAGACCGCGAGCGGGTGACGGAGCTCGTGCGGCGCCTCGAGCGGCACGCGGTCGAGGTGGGCGAAGATCGCTGGCTCGTCGCGGACGGCCGCGTGGTGCGCTCCACCCTGCTCTGGTCGATGGCGGAGCTCTCGCTGGGGCGTCGCGACCGCGCCTTTTCGCTCCTCGCCACCGTCGCGCGCTTCGCGGCCTCCGGGCACACGCTGGACGCGGAGGAGCGCGCGCTGGGCCGCGCGGCGATGAGGCGCCTGCTCGCGGGGGAGGCTCCGACGGAGGCCGAGGTGTGGATCGACGGAGCGCGCAGCGTGGTCACCATCACCCACGGCGCGGCGGAGCTGGACGCGCTGGCGCTCTCCACCCCGGGGGCTCACTCGGTCCGCGTGCGGGTCGACGCGGCGGCGCCGGTCTTCGTCTCGGCGGACGCGCGCTACGGCGTCGCGTGGACCGACCGTCCCCGCACACCCGGGCCCTTCGAGATCGCGATCGAGGGTGAGACGGGCGGCCTCGACGACACGGCGGAGCTCACGTTGACGATCCGCAACCGACTCCCGCGGACCCTGCCCGCCGTGACGGTGGAGATCGGCCTCCCGACGGGGGCGGAGCTGACCGAGCGCGAGCGCAGACGCATCGGCGTGCCGGTCGAGCGCGGCGGAGGGGTGTTGACGCTTCATCTGCCCGCGATGAGGCCGGGGCAGCGGCGCGAGCTGCTGCTGCCGCTCCGCTGGTCGGTGGCGGGACGGCTCGAGGGGCTGGGCGTGGCGGCCTACGCGGTCGACCGCCCCGACGGAGTCTCCGTGCTCGCCCCGCGGACGGTGGAGGTGTCCCGATGA
- a CDS encoding formate--tetrahydrofolate ligase: protein MSLRPIEDVSDELGLSRAHLRPHGLHKAKVELAAIGAPLGKLVAVSAITPTPAGEGKTTVSVALAMGLRRLGVSAVPCLREPSLGPVFGIKGGGTGGGRATVEPQTAINLHFTGDIHAVGAAHNLLAALVDNALHFGGPCRIDPRFVTWPRVLDVNDRALRDVVVGLGGEGVTRQARFEITAASEVMAALCLAESLADLKVRLGRLVVGRDAAGEDVTAADIGATEAMAALLADALRPNLVQTVEGGPALVHGGPFANIAHGCSSSLATRLAMTHADVAITEGGFGFDLGGEKLLDIKCRAAGIWPSLVLVVATLRALKWHGGVKKGAAGDPDQAALRAGLANLDAHLDAIGEFGLPAMVALNRFEGDPESELDVVRAHCEARGVEVALCDGFARGGEGAEALAGRVWDAIGDVEPPAPRFLYALDASYPEKIEAIATRVYGADGVDLDRDARRALERFDARSPGLPVCVAKTYRSLSDDRSKRGRPTGFRVQVRDARLSAGAGFVVALLGDVMTMPGLPHEPAALSVRVLDDGTIRGLMSGE from the coding sequence ATGTCGCTCCGACCGATCGAAGACGTCTCCGACGAGCTCGGCCTCTCGAGGGCGCACCTCCGGCCGCACGGCCTTCACAAGGCGAAGGTCGAGCTCGCCGCGATCGGCGCGCCTCTCGGCAAGCTCGTCGCGGTCAGCGCCATCACGCCCACCCCGGCCGGCGAGGGGAAGACGACCGTCAGCGTCGCGCTGGCGATGGGGCTGCGGCGCCTCGGGGTCTCCGCGGTGCCCTGCCTCCGCGAGCCGTCGCTGGGGCCCGTGTTCGGCATCAAGGGCGGCGGGACCGGCGGCGGGCGCGCGACGGTGGAGCCGCAGACCGCGATCAACCTGCACTTCACGGGAGACATCCACGCCGTCGGCGCGGCGCACAACCTGCTCGCGGCGCTGGTCGACAACGCGCTGCACTTCGGCGGGCCGTGTCGCATCGACCCGCGCTTCGTGACCTGGCCGCGCGTGCTCGACGTGAACGATCGGGCCCTCCGCGACGTGGTCGTCGGCCTCGGTGGCGAAGGCGTGACCCGGCAGGCCCGCTTCGAGATCACGGCCGCGAGCGAGGTCATGGCCGCGCTCTGCCTGGCGGAGTCTCTCGCGGATCTGAAGGTGAGGCTCGGCCGGCTGGTCGTGGGGCGAGACGCGGCGGGCGAGGACGTGACGGCGGCCGACATCGGCGCGACGGAGGCCATGGCCGCGCTGCTCGCCGACGCGCTGCGTCCCAACCTCGTGCAGACCGTCGAAGGCGGCCCCGCCCTGGTGCACGGCGGGCCCTTCGCCAACATCGCGCACGGGTGCTCGAGCAGCCTCGCGACGCGTCTGGCGATGACGCACGCGGACGTCGCGATCACCGAGGGCGGCTTCGGGTTCGACCTCGGCGGAGAGAAGCTGCTCGACATCAAGTGCCGCGCGGCCGGGATCTGGCCGTCGCTGGTGCTGGTGGTGGCCACCCTGCGCGCGCTGAAGTGGCACGGCGGAGTGAAGAAGGGCGCCGCGGGCGATCCCGACCAGGCCGCGCTGCGCGCCGGGCTCGCCAACCTCGACGCGCACCTCGACGCGATCGGCGAGTTCGGTCTGCCCGCCATGGTCGCGCTCAACCGCTTCGAGGGCGATCCCGAGAGTGAGCTCGACGTGGTCCGCGCTCACTGCGAGGCCCGCGGCGTGGAGGTCGCGCTCTGTGACGGCTTCGCGCGTGGCGGCGAAGGCGCCGAGGCGCTGGCCGGGCGCGTGTGGGACGCGATCGGCGACGTCGAGCCGCCCGCGCCGCGTTTCCTCTACGCGCTCGACGCCTCCTACCCGGAGAAGATCGAGGCCATCGCGACCCGCGTCTACGGGGCCGACGGCGTGGACCTCGACCGTGACGCCCGACGCGCCCTCGAGCGCTTCGACGCGCGCAGCCCTGGCCTGCCCGTCTGCGTGGCGAAGACCTATCGCTCACTGAGCGACGACCGATCGAAGCGCGGCCGCCCCACGGGGTTCCGCGTCCAGGTGCGCGACGCGCGCCTCAGCGCGGGAGCCGGCTTCGTCGTCGCGCTGCTCGGAGACGTGATGACCATGCCCGGCCTCCCTCACGAGCCCGCCGCGCTGAGCGTGCGCGTTCTGGACGACGGCACCATTCGAGGGCTCATGAGCGGCGAGTGA
- the gor gene encoding glutathione-disulfide reductase, with product MGYDYDLFTIGAGSGGVRASRMAARTGAKVAVAEERFLGGTCVNVGCVPKKLFVYAAHFREDFADAAGFGWSVGDIAFDWPTLRANKDKEIARLNKIYERLLHGAGVDILEGRARVIDPHTVEVALPDGPRRVTAERILVATGGRAVRPTERGTERAWISDDVFYAESLPRRLLVVGGGYIALEMASIFHGLGTEVTIAYRGPHPLRGFDDDVRTFLCEELRKKGVKLHLNTKVLCLEEGEDGAIDAVFEHEEVLTVDAALYAIGRRPNTEGLGLEEAGVTLNDRGAVVVDDFYRSSVESIFALGDVTDRVQLTPVAIEEAMAFVSTQFSDTPRTLDYAHVPTAVFSTPPLASVGLTEPDARSAHGDVHVYTSEFRPLKHTLSGSQERSFMKLVVEPRSDRVLGVHLVGADSAEIIQGFAVALKCGATKAQLDATVGLHPTAAEELVTMRERRPDE from the coding sequence ATGGGCTACGACTACGACCTCTTCACGATCGGCGCGGGCTCGGGCGGCGTGCGCGCCAGCCGCATGGCGGCGCGGACCGGCGCCAAGGTCGCCGTGGCCGAGGAGCGCTTCCTCGGCGGCACCTGCGTCAACGTCGGTTGTGTCCCCAAGAAGCTCTTCGTCTACGCGGCGCACTTCCGTGAGGACTTCGCGGACGCGGCCGGCTTCGGCTGGAGCGTCGGGGACATCGCCTTCGACTGGCCGACCCTGCGCGCGAACAAGGACAAGGAGATCGCGCGGCTCAACAAGATCTACGAGCGGCTCCTCCACGGCGCGGGCGTGGACATCCTCGAGGGGCGGGCGCGCGTGATCGACCCTCACACCGTGGAGGTCGCGCTCCCCGACGGTCCCAGGCGCGTGACCGCGGAGCGCATCCTCGTCGCCACGGGGGGCCGCGCGGTGCGCCCCACCGAGCGCGGCACCGAGCGCGCGTGGATCAGCGACGACGTCTTCTACGCGGAGAGCCTGCCCAGGCGCCTGCTCGTGGTGGGCGGCGGCTACATCGCGCTCGAGATGGCGTCGATCTTCCACGGGCTCGGCACCGAAGTGACGATCGCCTATCGCGGCCCGCACCCGCTGCGCGGCTTCGACGACGACGTGCGCACTTTCCTCTGCGAGGAGCTGCGCAAGAAGGGCGTGAAGCTCCACCTCAACACCAAGGTGCTCTGCCTGGAGGAGGGGGAAGACGGCGCGATCGACGCGGTCTTCGAGCACGAGGAGGTGCTGACCGTGGACGCCGCGCTCTACGCGATCGGCCGCCGCCCCAACACGGAGGGGCTGGGGCTCGAGGAGGCGGGCGTGACGCTCAACGATCGTGGCGCGGTGGTGGTGGACGACTTCTACCGCTCGAGCGTCGAGAGCATCTTCGCCCTCGGCGACGTCACCGACCGCGTGCAGCTCACGCCGGTCGCGATCGAGGAGGCGATGGCCTTCGTCTCGACGCAGTTCTCGGACACGCCGCGCACCCTCGACTACGCGCACGTCCCGACCGCCGTCTTCTCCACCCCGCCGCTCGCCTCCGTGGGGCTGACCGAACCCGACGCGAGGTCGGCGCATGGCGACGTGCATGTCTACACGAGCGAGTTCCGCCCCCTCAAGCACACCTTGAGCGGGAGCCAGGAGCGCTCCTTCATGAAGCTCGTGGTCGAGCCCAGGAGCGACCGCGTGCTCGGCGTGCACCTCGTCGGCGCGGACAGCGCGGAGATCATCCAGGGCTTCGCCGTGGCGCTGAAGTGCGGCGCGACCAAAGCGCAGCTCGACGCGACCGTGGGCCTCCACCCGACCGCGGCCGAGGAGCTCGTCACCATGCGCGAGCGCCGGCCCGACGAGTGA